One Alligator mississippiensis isolate rAllMis1 chromosome 1, rAllMis1, whole genome shotgun sequence genomic window carries:
- the LACC1 gene encoding purine nucleoside phosphorylase LACC1 isoform X3: MGKTEPKSYDGITTNQRGVTIAAPGADCIPVLFADPVKKACGAAHSGWRGTLMGVAMATVSAMIAEYGCNVRDILVVLGPSVGACCYTLPQESAKEFHQIDPKCVRSFDSPTPYIDIRRATRALLESGGILPQNIQDDSVADQNQNITFCTACHPDKFYSHVRDGRNFGTQIGFISIRN, translated from the exons ATGGGAAAGACTGAACCTAAGAGTTACGATGGAATAACAACAAACCAGAGAGGTGTTACAATAGCAGCTCCAGGTGCTGACTGCATACCTGTGCTTTTTGCTGATCCTGTCAAAAAAGCCTGTGGTGCTGCACATTCAG GATGGAGAGGTACTTTAATGGGAGTTGCTATGGCTACAGTAAGTGCTATGATTGCAGAATATGGATGCAATGTACGGGATATACTTGTGGTGCTAGGCCCATCAGTTGGGGCTTGTTGCTATACCCTTCCTCAGGAGTCAGCAAAGGAATTTCACCAAATTGATCCAAAGTGTGTAAGATCGTTTGACTCTCCAACTCCTTACATTGATATTAGAAGAGCAACACG AGCTCTTTTGGAGAGCGGAGGGATTCTGCCTCAGAACATACAGGACGATTCCGTCGCTGACCAGAACCAAAACATCACTTTCTGTACAGCCTGCCACCCTGATAAGTTTTACTCTCATGTTCGTGATGGCCGTAACTTTGGGACCCAGATTGGTTTCATATCGATCAGAAACTGA